A genomic region of Raphanus sativus cultivar WK10039 chromosome 6, ASM80110v3, whole genome shotgun sequence contains the following coding sequences:
- the LOC108806471 gene encoding beta carbonic anhydrase 1, chloroplastic isoform X1, translating to MSTAPLSGFFITSLSPSQSSLQKISLRSSPTVACLPSSSSSSSSSSRSVPTLIRNEPVLAAPAPIITPYWSEEMGSESYQEAIEALKKLLIEKEELKTVAAAKVEQITAELKTGASSDKKAFDPVENIKQGFITFKKEKYETNPALYGELAKGQSPKYMVFACSDSRVCPSHVLNFQPGDAFVVRNIANMVPPFDKVKYGGVGAAIEYAVLHLKVENIVVIGHSACGGIKGLMSFPLDGNNSTDFIEDWVKICLPAKSKVKSEVGDSAFEDQCSRCEREAVNVSLANLLTYPFVREGLVKGTLALKGGYYDFIKGAFELWGLEFGLSETSSVKDVATILHWKL from the exons ATGTCGACCGCTCCTCTCTCCGGCTTCTTCATCACCTCTCTTTCCCCTTCTCAATCTTCTCTCCAGAAAATCTCTCTTCGTTCTTCTCCCACCGTCGCATGTCTTCcatcctcctcttcttcctcctcttcctcctcccgTTCCGTTCCAACCCTTATCCGTAACGAGCCCGTTCTCGCTGCTCCTGCTCCTATCATCACCCCTTACTGG AGCGAAGAGATGGGTAGCGAATCATACCAAGAGGCCATTGAAGCTCTCAAGAAACTTCTCAT CGAGAAGGAAGAGCTAAAGACGGTAGCGGCCGCTAAGGTGGAGCAGATCACGGCAGAACTTAAGACAGGTGCTTCCTCCGACAAGAAAGCTTTCGACCCGGTCGAAAACATTAAGCAAGGCTTCATCACTTTCAAGAAGGAGAAATACGa AACCAATCCTGCTTTGTACGGTGAGCTCGCCAAGGGTCAAAGCCCTAAG TACATGGTGTTTGCTTGTTCAGACTCACGTGTGTGTCCGTCGCACGTTCTCAACTTCCAGCCAGGAGATGCCTTCGTCGTCCGTAACATAGCCAACATGGTTCCTCCTTTTGACAAG GTCAAATACGGTGGAGTTGGAGCAGCCATTGAATACGCTGTTTTGCACCTTAAG GTGGAGAACATTGTGGTGATAGGACACAGTGCTTGTGGTGGGATCAAGGGACTTATGTCTTTCCCCTTAGATGGAAACAACTCTAC TGATTTCATAGAGGACTGGGTCAAAATCTGTTTACCAGCCAAGTCAAAGGTCAAATCAGAAGTTGGAGATTCAGCCTTTGAGGACCAATGTAGCCGATGTGAAAGG GAGGCAGTGAATGTTTCACTAGCAAACTTATTGACATATCCATTTGTGAGAGAAGGACTTGTAAAGGGAACACTTGCTTTGAAGGGAGGCTACTATGACTTTATTAAGGGTGCTTTTGAGCTTTGGGGACTTGAGTTTGGCCTCTCCGAAACTAGCTCT GTTAAAGATGTGGCTACCATACTACATTGGAAGCTGTAG
- the LOC130496760 gene encoding homeobox-leucine zipper protein HAT5-like has protein sequence MESNSFFFDPSAAHGNMFFFQGARSMMNMEESSKRRPFFCSHEDLYDDDDYNDDHTPDKKRRLTTQQVHLLEKSFETENKLEPDRKTELAKKLGLQPRQVAVWFQNRRARSKTKQLERDFSLLKSSYDQLLSNYDSILNDNHLLRSQVTSLAEKLQAKEEATKEPSGQVPEANPQQQLDSVNMNHIEPSPIKTEDRLSSGSTVLDEEDAPQLLDSCDSYFPSIVPIHQLEEHNNNGSDNDRSCFVVDVFGATTSPPHGHGESLGFWGWT, from the exons ATGGAATCCAATTCGTTTTTCTTCGATCCTTCTGCCGCCCATGGCAACATGTTCTTCTTCCAAGGAGCAAGATCGATGATGAACATGGAGGAATCATCAAAGCGAAGGCCCTTCTTTTGCTCCCACGAGGATCTTTACGACGACGATGACTATAACGACGACCACACACCCGACAAAAAGCGTCGCCTCACTACCCAACAGGTGCATCTGCTGGAGAAAAGCTTCGAAACCGAGAACAAGCTGGAGCCAGATCGCAAGACTGAGCTTGCTAAGAAGCTTGGTCTTCAGCCAAGGCAAGTTGCTGTCTGGTTTCAAAACCGACGTGCTCGTTCGAAAACAAAGCAGCtcgagagagacttcagtctcCTCAAGTCTTCTTACGACCAACTCCTCTCTAACTACGACTCCATCCTCAACGACAACCATCTCCTCAGATCCCAG gtGACTTCCCTGGCAGAGAAGCTCCAAGCCAAAGAAGAGGCAACTAAGGAGCCATCGGGTCAAGTGCCCGAAGCAAACCCCCAGCAGCAGCTTGATTCGGTGAACATGAACCATATCGAACCATCGCCAATCAAAACAGAGGACCGGTTGAGTTCAGGGAGTACGGTACTAGACGAAGAAGACGCTCCTCAACTACTAGACAGCTGTGACTCTTACTTCCCAAGTATCGTACCCATCCACCAACTGGAGGAACATAACAACAACGGGAGTGATAATGACCGGAGCTGTTTCGTTGTTGACGTATTTGGGGCCACCACTTCGCCGCCGCACGGTCACGGTGAATCACTAGGATTCTGGGGCTGGACGTGA
- the LOC108810740 gene encoding uncharacterized protein LOC108810740, which yields MAKISFVLLLLALIVFLHVSEAQHSTDKDEKVTENDIGKETDKDEKILENDQDKERDKGEKVVENDKDKDKERDKEEKVLEEDLDEAKSLIAEDLKEKKANLKNLETEVNVLTKSETALDELGEAHKKGESLKPYEKKLKKFNRKLKRTPKKKRYGIIQSILKDLGLNRGRY from the coding sequence atGGCCAAGATCTCCTTTGTGCTTCTCCTTCTCGCTCTTATTGTCTTTCTACATGTCTCTGAGGCTCAACATTCGACAGATAAAGACGAAAAAGTAACTGAAAACGACATAGGCAAAGAAACAGATAAAGATgaaaaaatacttgaaaacgACCAAGACAAAGAAAGAGATAAAGGCGAAAAAGTAGTTGAAAACGACAaagacaaagacaaagaaaGAGATAAAGAGGAAAAAGTACTTGAAGAGGACCTTGATGAAGCCAAAAGCCTGATCGCAGAGgatttgaaagaaaagaaagccAACCTTAAGAACTTGGAAACCGAGGTGAATGTGTTAACCAAATCTGAGACGGCGTTGGATGAGCTCGGAGAAGCTCACAAAAAGGGTGAGAGTCTAAAACCTTATGAGAAAAAGCTTAAGAAATTCAACAGAAAGCTTAAGCGGACACCAAAGAAAAAGAGATATGGCATAATTCAGAGCATTTTGAAGGATTTGGGATTAAACAGAGGGAGATACTGA
- the LOC108806471 gene encoding beta carbonic anhydrase 1, chloroplastic isoform X2, with protein MGSESYQEAIEALKKLLIEKEELKTVAAAKVEQITAELKTGASSDKKAFDPVENIKQGFITFKKEKYETNPALYGELAKGQSPKYMVFACSDSRVCPSHVLNFQPGDAFVVRNIANMVPPFDKVKYGGVGAAIEYAVLHLKVENIVVIGHSACGGIKGLMSFPLDGNNSTDFIEDWVKICLPAKSKVKSEVGDSAFEDQCSRCEREAVNVSLANLLTYPFVREGLVKGTLALKGGYYDFIKGAFELWGLEFGLSETSSVKDVATILHWKL; from the exons ATGGGTAGCGAATCATACCAAGAGGCCATTGAAGCTCTCAAGAAACTTCTCAT CGAGAAGGAAGAGCTAAAGACGGTAGCGGCCGCTAAGGTGGAGCAGATCACGGCAGAACTTAAGACAGGTGCTTCCTCCGACAAGAAAGCTTTCGACCCGGTCGAAAACATTAAGCAAGGCTTCATCACTTTCAAGAAGGAGAAATACGa AACCAATCCTGCTTTGTACGGTGAGCTCGCCAAGGGTCAAAGCCCTAAG TACATGGTGTTTGCTTGTTCAGACTCACGTGTGTGTCCGTCGCACGTTCTCAACTTCCAGCCAGGAGATGCCTTCGTCGTCCGTAACATAGCCAACATGGTTCCTCCTTTTGACAAG GTCAAATACGGTGGAGTTGGAGCAGCCATTGAATACGCTGTTTTGCACCTTAAG GTGGAGAACATTGTGGTGATAGGACACAGTGCTTGTGGTGGGATCAAGGGACTTATGTCTTTCCCCTTAGATGGAAACAACTCTAC TGATTTCATAGAGGACTGGGTCAAAATCTGTTTACCAGCCAAGTCAAAGGTCAAATCAGAAGTTGGAGATTCAGCCTTTGAGGACCAATGTAGCCGATGTGAAAGG GAGGCAGTGAATGTTTCACTAGCAAACTTATTGACATATCCATTTGTGAGAGAAGGACTTGTAAAGGGAACACTTGCTTTGAAGGGAGGCTACTATGACTTTATTAAGGGTGCTTTTGAGCTTTGGGGACTTGAGTTTGGCCTCTCCGAAACTAGCTCT GTTAAAGATGTGGCTACCATACTACATTGGAAGCTGTAG